GGGCTTGTAGCAGCAGGTGGAGAAAAACCCCGGACAGGACCAGCTGCAGGCAGCAAGGTGACTTTGGAGGATTTGGATGGACCTGGCAGTATCAATGGAGTGCCAGCTTTGGAGTTTAATATTGATACAATTGAAGATAAACCGTGGAATAAGCCTGGTGCTGATATATCAGGTAAATACATTccatatgaattaattaaaattatattcgttaatgatttattttaatatcaattaaataataatttcaaaattattcaaagcTGAAGAATATGAatagtgaaattaaattattgcacAATAACATTAGGCTGTACGAAAGGTGTGCATTCTCCCCTAACCCCCAACAACACCAATAAATTCCACATAGAGGACAACAAATGCTCAGCACCAATCAGTGTATTTGCACTGATATAATTCAGAATTTTAGTTCAACGCTTCAATATTGTCCAAATATAAGAGTTGAGGTGACACAATCTGTTCGAATTTTAGTGCTTTgggaaaaattgtttttaacaatatattttaataattttactaattatgtAGTTAAATGGTGCGGAAAAAGATCCAGAACTTCAAGCTCTAAAAATATGTCATTCGTAATTGGAAATGGACATGCTATTTTAGAATAGCTCAagttataatgaataatatcttaataaagaCGAGATGTAGTGCTCGTTGATGTCCTTTAAAAGTGTCTTTCTTTCATTGGGTGCATTTATACTACAGCTCTCTTTTTTTTCTCACAAAAACTCTGTTATGAAAAATAGGTTATATTCacattcaatattttgtatgtgaTATGATGTGTGTCAATATAATGacatgacaaaatatttaaatcaatcaaaataccttttttttttcttaaattgaaaCAAGGGCGCTACTTATGGCACTAATACTATCAGGTTGACATTACGCGTTACGCGTTTAATGTATCTTATAAATCTATGAATGTTATTTAACTGTTAACTCTAAAGCCCATTTAAGAATCTGCCCAGCTTCATTAGAAAGTAGTCACACCACCAATGTTGTTAGTAATACCTATGTAATGATATCAATTTCCGATTCTAAAAAAACTACACCCAGAGTTTGCTCctgaaatattctttaatttatacatcacggtaataaagtaaacataacaaaataacctttttatttaaaaaaatatttacatagatatCGATTTTTAAGGTTACCATCCGCGTCACGACTTTCGTGACTGAAAGAATGTTTAAGATACGGTATCTCTTGGTTAGTACAACCAGCCaacaataaatagaaaatgaacTTAATATACCGCATATCTATAATTATccacaatgaaattaatattgacaTGTTCTAAATCTCTATTTTACTTTTCCCcctaaaaagttttataatatttatgtacaggtcgtcattgttgtttttttcGTACACTACAGACCGAACTGTAaaagttgttaattaaaaaaaaagataacaaaatactaatttattaggCCGAGGTACctttatactctattccaatgggaataggaaagaaccaaaacaaaccgtacttttcaatattacgagtgttttgttgataagtcctctttatgatttactacaaacagttcttgattaatatatcttcacttttaatataacaatatttcacttaattACGTACATccacttaaatttgactttcaaagtaacgaaaacagttttgccTACATTCAAAAGgccatttttcgatgaacgaacaattaaaatggaggccTCAACACGGCCTACgctgattgaacattactttttcggtttgaagattaagataagatgttatttttaattacattttgatttttttttcaaaaaatttaatgcttatttcaaggtcaaagtcgttTAAGATATAAGATGAAGTAagagtttctttgaaagatatataaaattttatttattcaaaaccttagtattatacaatacgtcatatgtcttgaaaatgccacttcattattgaaacatacaatatttctttttattaatgatggaataaaattctattcatataaatgaaattgtgagtgtgtttctatgacttatcactgaaaataactacctcgttataagttaataaggctatttgcgaaataccaaaatccaaattaaaactaacgacctaatttttatttaagcgtaAAAATGTTGCTAtcaaaaaatttgaatatgtacctttcttgcaatttatataaaatttatttaaaaaattacgtaaaaccaataaaatatatcgttccgTAGCATTCTTTACCCATTCACCCAATAATTTTCCctcactagtgtaactaaaatgtcatgtcaattcaaggtcaaagttgtttatttatcttttctcctattcccattggaatagagtatacgttGAGTAAAAGCTTAGCAGCTTATTCCGCCATGCTGCACATATGTTGCAAATTATCAGTCGACACACAGGTTTTccttcacgagatgaattgtaaacgtAAATGAGACGTATGAAAGCTTGGAGATGCTTGTtcgagtttgaacccgcaatctacGTTTAAGATTCACGAGTGTTTATAATTGCTAATgtgtatatttagattatttcaACTACGGCTTCAATGAGGTGACGTGGAGTGCATATTGCGAGCGACAGCGGCGCATGCGCGTGAACGAAGCGGGCGTGGCGCTGCACGCCggcccgccgccgcgcgcgccgccgcccgacACCAGGCGCACCTCCggtgattattattatgagaagttgataacattattttatgaattttgcaTTGGCAGATTGAGTCTGCAGTTAGCTCTATGTGGCCACTCTACGAAAAAATCAATCTCTCAATACCTATTCGAATGTACCTAAGTAAAtacattactaataatttaaaacattcaatttaatcatataacTATTTTCTCTTGTAACTAGGACCACCAAGACACGACGAAATGCCACCGGGAATGCAGAACAATTATCAGGCTCGTGAAAATACAATTCAGGTAAATCTACAAAAAGCGAGGAGAGATTCAATATTTCGCGGAATtgtaaaacataacatttttaaaaaatcttttttaataactgGCCTCAAGTTCAATATCAGaatcgtaaatttattttatccttaCCTTAACTGTTTAAAATGACTTATTTATCGTTGACACTTTAACATAGAACATATTCAAGATAATCTGGAATAGTGTCACTGAAAAGGTGGTTCAAACATAGTTGAGTAAAGCAAATGAGTAAACCTGCGCCTTGTAACCTTATCCTCGTCTTTTTTTCTAAACATCTTTTTATGTGGCTAATATAGAAGGGCGAAGAGTACTTCGACCTTCATCCCTTCCTTTTGTATCATTTATCTACTTCCAAGTCTTCAACTGCACTCCGTGCATCGATCTCCTTTGGATCTCTCTCAATCTCCTTCagaaattaatttgtatgttgCTACGTAGGcaaataattattgtgatttattatgtGATGTGTAAGTACGGAGGCGTTAGGAAGAGAAAATgaatgttttcataattttgctGTCTTTTCTGTACATATTCGCAaggtacaaaacaaatgaattacgGAAAACAGTAGCGCGTACTATTCCATGCCCCACGTTCGCGCAGGTGATGACGGCCGAGCGTCGCGAGTACGGGCGCGTGCACGCGCGCGACGCGCCGGCGCCGCCCGCCGACTACTTCAGCGCGCCGCCGCCCGAGCACTACTACCCGCCGCCGCACGCGCCCTACGAAGAGCCCTGGGGTACGCTCCCTGACTACACGTCGGCCTCGGCCTGATGGCTAATGCTTATTGTGTCTATACGTATATTATGTGAATTACCTATTGAGTTGcctaaatattgtattgtcatGTTTCCCATTTTTCGTTAGTATTTTCACGCAAGTGTTTGAaccatttgtttttgtatttctttcaggaaaaaaacgtaaatattgtaagtggaattattatttaaatatatcaataatatctgTTTTGGCATTAAAATATTCGTTACTCTTGCAGCACATCCCGAACAGAGTGGGTGGGCGCCGACTGAAATAAAGGAGCTAACTCCGGGACCTATGGGGCCTCCGACGATGGGACCCCCCATGGGCTTGACTCCTCCACTGGTCAATCCGCACAACATGCCCCCCGCGCACGTTTTAGGGGCTCCGTTTCCCCCACCATTTCGTTCGCACGTGCCTCCTCATTTACACGAACGTGATAGAGAACGTGACAGAGACAGGGAAAGAGATAGGGACAGACTCCGAGAACGAGACGACAGGGAGCGCAGAGACAGAGATAGGCGAGAAGAGGTGGGTCCTTGATTGCGTGCGAATTTGGTTTAAAGAATCATGTCACTATTACCTGATACAAAGATATTCTAACATAAATCAAGTTTGACGCATtccttattaatttacaatataatatttttttattttaactatttttaggaGGAAAGAGACCGGGAGCGTGAACGTTCACGTTCCATTAAACCAGATAGAATACGAGAGAAGTAAGTTactattaatgaatttatttcaaataagattattatatttttcatttataaaaatatcaatagagtaaacataattttgatattaaattattatagtagaTGCGCTGAAGAAGGCTGGGCGTAGAACTAgctattatttgttttcttttatgaaatttagtataaaaataaatgggaCGAATGTTTTTTTAGATCGTATCGCCGGGAACGTTCTCGCTCAAGGTCGCGGCGTCACAAGTCCCGCTCCCGCTCCCCGCGACAGCGCGACCGGTCACGGGAACGCGACCACGAACGTTCGCGCGAGCGGGACAGGGACAGGTCTCGCGACAGGGAACGTGGCATCAAGCCTAAAAATAAAGAGCCCAAAGAAAAGGACGAGGACAAATGATATGGATTACAAATTTACAATATGGGCTctagttataatttaacttgGAAATACtgcattataaaagtaatagtaaaagctttttgttttatttgtctaaatacaatattacaaattaatgtacatattataaccAAAAATCGCAGGAATAGCGATAAAAAGGTTAGATTTACATAaaccatgcgatttgctaatagctgtACTACATCGTTTATTACAAACTGttcttgattattatttgtttattcgcAATACAACACAATGGTGTATTTctccaaagttccgatagcaaCTTCACAAATATTCAAAGTGccgttttttataaatccttACACAATGAATACCATTGATTAATTACCACGAGTCTCAACGTCTATTAATCAATTGGGTATGTTGGTACCTAATTAATGTATAACACTTCCGGAAGTAGAATATATTCGTAATCTAGGTATCGTTATGGATACTTATTTGAGATATCATCTGCACATTGAACACATAGTAAGCAGGGCTAATAAAACCTTTGGATTTGTATCGAGTAATTACTTGTGTTGTAgcatgtttacaaataaataagtatagcTTACATAGCATATGAGAAAAGCATATTGTAACGCTATATGCCATATATataagccaagccaagccaagccttgGAATTGAATAGCCGACCCAGT
This genomic window from Vanessa tameamea isolate UH-Manoa-2023 chromosome 5, ilVanTame1 primary haplotype, whole genome shotgun sequence contains:
- the LOC113392428 gene encoding pre-mRNA 3'-end-processing factor FIP1, whose protein sequence is MADAAVETAPADENDDNWLYGDSNNDQTDSEAPSTEKELTKINSDVGAEGDDKDEETEGNEVNNDDSHFNDEHFGEVDREEQDQANGDADSQDNGDSDSDDSDDVKVTIGEIKSGPQAYASLNIKRGVGLVAAGGEKPRTGPAAGSKVTLEDLDGPGSINGVPALEFNIDTIEDKPWNKPGADISDYFNYGFNEVTWSAYCERQRRMRVNEAGVALHAGPPPRAPPPDTRRTSGPPRHDEMPPGMQNNYQARENTIQVMTAERREYGRVHARDAPAPPADYFSAPPPEHYYPPPHAPYEEPWAHPEQSGWAPTEIKELTPGPMGPPTMGPPMGLTPPLVNPHNMPPAHVLGAPFPPPFRSHVPPHLHERDRERDRDRERDRDRLRERDDRERRDRDRREEEERDRERERSRSIKPDRIREKSYRRERSRSRSRRHKSRSRSPRQRDRSRERDHERSRERDRDRSRDRERGIKPKNKEPKEKDEDK